A part of Pseudomonas sp. HR96 genomic DNA contains:
- a CDS encoding LysR substrate-binding domain-containing protein translates to MTQHKDAIPLPEDLRVFLMVIRKSGFAAAADELGLSPAYVSKRIQILESTLGTRLLHRTSRRIALTDDGERVQRWALRILDDFLQLHSELADAHATPSGHLHLCSSFGFGRNHVAPAISQLAQAYPALEIRLDLFDREVDIVNEGFDLEIRVGDDIPGQHIGRHLVSNRRVLCAAPDYLQRRGTPTHLAELEAHDCLVIKERDNAFGVWDLQHGASAESVRVRGPLSSNNGEIVLQWALDGRGVLLRSMWDVKPLLEQGRLVQVLPGYSQPANVWAVYPTRLAYSGKLRACVEFLEQHFKGLSL, encoded by the coding sequence ATGACCCAGCACAAAGATGCCATCCCCCTTCCGGAAGACCTGCGGGTCTTCCTCATGGTGATCCGCAAGAGCGGCTTCGCCGCGGCGGCCGATGAACTGGGGCTGTCGCCGGCCTACGTCAGCAAGCGCATCCAGATTCTCGAAAGCACCCTCGGCACCCGGCTGCTGCACCGCACCAGCCGGCGCATCGCCCTCACCGACGACGGCGAGCGCGTGCAGCGTTGGGCGCTGCGCATCCTCGACGACTTCCTGCAACTGCACAGCGAACTGGCCGACGCCCACGCCACGCCCAGCGGCCACCTGCACTTGTGCAGCAGCTTCGGCTTCGGCCGCAACCACGTGGCGCCGGCGATCTCGCAGTTGGCCCAGGCCTACCCGGCCCTGGAAATCCGCCTGGACCTGTTCGACCGCGAAGTGGACATCGTCAACGAAGGCTTCGACCTGGAGATTCGCGTCGGCGACGACATTCCCGGCCAGCACATCGGCCGGCACTTGGTGAGCAACCGCCGCGTGCTCTGCGCCGCCCCCGACTACCTGCAACGCCGTGGCACGCCGACCCATCTGGCCGAGCTGGAGGCGCATGACTGCCTGGTGATCAAGGAGCGCGACAACGCCTTCGGGGTGTGGGATCTGCAACACGGCGCCAGTGCCGAGAGCGTGCGGGTGCGCGGCCCGCTGTCGTCGAACAACGGCGAGATCGTGCTGCAATGGGCATTGGATGGTCGCGGCGTGTTGCTGCGCTCGATGTGGGACGTCAAGCCGTTACTGGAGCAGGGTCGCCTGGTGCAGGTATTGCCGGGCTACAGCCAGCCGGCCAACGTCTGGGCGGTGTACCCGACGCGGCTGGCGTATTCCGGCAAGCTGCGCGCCTGCGTGGAGTTTCTGGAGCAGCATTTCAAGGGCTTGTCGCTGTAG
- a CDS encoding alpha/beta hydrolase gives MFAGFVKQQRHVNGVDISYRIGGSGPGLLLLHGHPQTHVIWHKVAEQLAEHFTVVAADLRGYGDSGKPPASDDSSHYCKREMAGDGVELMQALGFERFNLLAHDRGARVAHRLALDHPQAVLRLILLDIAPTLAMYRQTNEAFARAYWHWFFLIRPAPLPESLIEADPELYLRSVMGSRSAGLKPFTDEALGEYLRCLKLPGTARSICEDYRASAAIDLDHDRADLAAGHHLQVPLLVLWGQDGTVGRCFEPLHEWQQVALDVRGKALPCGHYVAEEAPEQLLGEVLAFLR, from the coding sequence ATGTTCGCCGGTTTCGTCAAACAGCAGCGTCACGTCAACGGCGTCGACATCAGCTACCGCATCGGTGGCAGCGGGCCGGGCCTGCTGTTGCTGCACGGTCACCCGCAAACCCATGTGATCTGGCACAAGGTCGCCGAACAACTGGCCGAGCATTTCACCGTGGTCGCTGCCGATCTGCGCGGCTACGGTGACAGCGGCAAGCCGCCGGCCAGCGACGATTCCAGCCACTACTGCAAGCGCGAAATGGCCGGCGACGGCGTCGAGCTGATGCAGGCGCTGGGCTTCGAGCGCTTCAACCTGCTGGCCCACGACCGCGGCGCGCGGGTCGCCCACCGGCTGGCGCTGGACCATCCACAGGCAGTGCTGCGCCTGATCCTGCTGGACATCGCGCCAACGCTCGCCATGTACAGGCAAACCAATGAAGCCTTCGCCCGCGCCTACTGGCACTGGTTCTTCCTGATCCGCCCGGCGCCGTTGCCGGAAAGCTTGATCGAGGCCGACCCCGAGCTCTACCTGCGCAGCGTCATGGGCAGCCGCAGCGCCGGGCTCAAGCCTTTCACCGACGAAGCGCTCGGCGAATACCTGCGCTGCCTGAAGCTGCCCGGCACGGCCCGCAGCATCTGCGAGGACTACCGCGCCAGCGCCGCCATCGACCTGGACCACGACCGCGCCGACCTCGCCGCCGGGCACCACTTGCAGGTGCCGCTGCTGGTGCTGTGGGGCCAGGACGGCACCGTCGGCCGCTGCTTCGAGCCGCTGCACGAATGGCAGCAGGTGGCCTTGGACGTACGCGGCAAGGCCCTGCCCTGCGGCCACTACGTCGCCGAAGAGGCGCCCGAGCAACTACTCGGCGAGGTGCTGGCTTTCCTGCGCTGA
- a CDS encoding response regulator, with amino-acid sequence MDHVDHILIVDDDREIRELIGGYLKKNGLRASVVADGRQMRRFLEANPVDLIVLDIMLPGDDGLQLCRELRAGKHRATPVLMLTARDDQTDRIVGLEMGADDYLTKPFSARELLARINAVLRRTRMLPPNLATPPSGALLAFGPWRLDTVARHLLDAAGTLVALSGAEYRLLKVFLDHPQHVLSRDQLLNLTQGRDAELFDRSIDLLVSRLRQRLLDDAREPAFIKTVRSEGYVFAMAVRAEAGGA; translated from the coding sequence ATGGACCACGTTGACCATATCCTGATCGTCGACGACGACCGCGAGATCCGCGAGCTGATCGGCGGCTACCTGAAGAAGAACGGCCTGCGCGCCTCGGTGGTCGCCGACGGCAGGCAGATGCGCCGATTTCTCGAGGCCAACCCGGTCGACCTGATCGTGCTCGACATCATGCTCCCTGGCGACGATGGCCTGCAGCTGTGCCGCGAGCTGCGCGCCGGCAAGCACAGGGCCACGCCGGTATTGATGCTGACCGCTCGCGACGACCAGACCGACCGCATCGTCGGCCTGGAAATGGGCGCCGACGATTACCTGACCAAGCCGTTCTCCGCCCGCGAGCTGCTGGCGCGGATCAACGCCGTGTTGCGCCGCACGCGCATGCTGCCGCCCAACCTGGCGACCCCGCCGAGCGGCGCCCTGCTGGCCTTCGGGCCCTGGCGGCTGGACACCGTGGCGCGCCATCTGCTGGACGCCGCCGGCACCCTGGTGGCCCTGAGCGGCGCGGAATACCGGCTGCTCAAGGTGTTTCTCGACCACCCGCAGCACGTGCTCAGCCGCGACCAGCTGCTCAACCTGACCCAGGGCCGCGACGCCGAGCTGTTCGACCGCTCCATCGACCTGCTGGTCAGCCGCCTGCGCCAGCGCCTGCTCGACGACGCCCGCGAGCCCGCCTTCATCAAGACCGTGCGCAGCGAGGGCTATGTCTTCGCCATGGCCGTGCGCGCCGAAGCGGGCGGCGCATGA
- a CDS encoding HAMP domain-containing sensor histidine kinase has translation MKRWPGTLSGQLSLIFLLGLLLAYALSFAAQFYERYQSSSSMINSIIEREVGVSVAVLDRLPAAERGAWLERLQGRSYRLQLGEGSPGQALDPAGIPAAAAIAQALGTRYPLSFSRVPGPVLHFEVHLRLTDGAPVTLDVQPLDLPLALWLPTALAVQLLLLLLCTGLAVRLAIRPLARLARAAEQLDPNQPGAPLAEQGPREVAHAAAAFNAMQRRIAESLKERMHMLGAIAHDLQTPITRMKLRAEFMEPSPEKDKLWHDLGEIEQLVREGLAYARGSHEASEPARRIHLDAFVQSLVFDYQDLDKPVSLQGTSAVVLDTRPHALRRILVNLLDNALKFAGAAELHVRADARGVVIEILDRGPGIAAEHLGEVLKPFYRLENSRNRESGGSGLGLAIAQQLAQALGAQLLLAPREGGGLAVQLRFSSFQNA, from the coding sequence ATGAAGCGCTGGCCGGGGACCCTGAGTGGGCAGCTGTCGCTGATCTTTCTACTGGGCCTGCTGCTGGCCTACGCCCTGTCGTTCGCCGCGCAGTTCTACGAGCGCTACCAGAGCTCGTCGAGCATGATCAACAGCATCATCGAGCGCGAGGTGGGCGTCAGCGTGGCGGTGCTCGATCGCCTGCCGGCCGCCGAGCGGGGCGCCTGGCTCGAGCGCCTGCAGGGTCGCAGCTACCGTTTGCAGCTGGGCGAGGGCAGCCCGGGCCAAGCGCTCGACCCGGCCGGCATCCCGGCTGCGGCCGCCATCGCCCAGGCACTCGGCACCCGCTACCCGTTGAGCTTCAGCCGCGTGCCGGGGCCGGTGTTGCACTTCGAGGTGCATTTGCGCCTGACCGACGGCGCGCCGGTCACCCTTGATGTGCAGCCCCTGGACCTGCCGCTGGCGCTGTGGCTGCCCACGGCGCTGGCGGTGCAACTGCTGCTGCTGTTACTGTGCACCGGCCTGGCCGTGCGCCTGGCCATCCGCCCCTTGGCCCGTCTGGCCAGGGCCGCCGAGCAGCTGGACCCCAACCAGCCCGGCGCACCCTTGGCCGAACAGGGCCCGCGGGAAGTGGCCCACGCGGCGGCGGCCTTCAACGCCATGCAGCGGCGCATCGCCGAGTCGCTCAAAGAGCGCATGCACATGCTCGGCGCCATCGCCCACGACCTGCAGACGCCCATCACGCGGATGAAACTGCGCGCCGAATTCATGGAGCCATCTCCCGAGAAGGACAAACTCTGGCACGACCTGGGCGAGATCGAGCAGCTGGTTCGCGAAGGCCTGGCCTACGCCCGCGGCAGCCACGAGGCCAGCGAGCCGGCGCGGCGCATTCACCTGGACGCCTTCGTGCAGAGCCTGGTGTTCGACTACCAGGACCTCGACAAGCCGGTAAGCCTGCAAGGCACCAGCGCCGTGGTGCTGGACACTCGCCCCCACGCGCTGCGGCGCATCCTCGTCAACCTGCTGGACAATGCCCTGAAGTTCGCCGGCGCCGCCGAGCTGCACGTGCGCGCCGATGCCCGGGGCGTGGTGATCGAGATCCTCGACCGCGGCCCGGGCATCGCCGCCGAGCACCTGGGCGAGGTGCTCAAACCGTTCTACCGCCTGGAAAACTCGCGCAACCGCGAGAGCGGCGGCAGCGGCCTGGGCCTGGCGATCGCCCAGCAGCTGGCGCAGGCGCTGGGCGCGCAACTGCTGCTGGCGCCCCGGGAGGGCGGGGGCCTGGCTGTGCAATTGCGCTTCAGCTCATTTCAGAACGCTTAA
- a CDS encoding class I SAM-dependent methyltransferase — protein MTDVHHAAQQGFSTQADTYAQGRPDYPPALKDWLRDALLPGSGAAVIDLGAGTGKFTRLLDAIGAEVIAVEPVAKMGEQLLAQLPHIKLLSGTAQAIPVDSGTAQALVCAQAFHWFATEAALAEIHRVLQPGGRLGLVWNVRDEAQDWVARLTDIVTPYEGDTPRFHTGQWRQAFNGRYFSEPQLSQFQYRHVGSPQTVIIDRFMSVSFIASLPEAEKAKVTAQLHDLIDTHPALRGKATIEMPYFTQAYVCQRVDWPGIGRDTVR, from the coding sequence ATGACCGATGTCCATCACGCCGCCCAGCAGGGTTTCTCCACCCAGGCCGACACCTACGCGCAAGGTCGCCCGGACTACCCGCCCGCGCTCAAGGATTGGCTGCGCGACGCGCTGCTGCCCGGCAGCGGCGCTGCGGTGATCGACCTGGGTGCCGGCACCGGCAAATTCACCCGCCTGCTCGATGCCATCGGCGCCGAGGTGATTGCCGTGGAGCCGGTGGCCAAGATGGGCGAGCAACTGCTCGCGCAGCTGCCGCACATCAAGCTGCTGTCCGGCACCGCTCAGGCCATTCCAGTCGACAGCGGCACCGCCCAGGCGCTGGTCTGCGCCCAGGCCTTCCACTGGTTCGCCACCGAGGCGGCGCTGGCGGAGATTCACCGGGTGCTGCAACCGGGAGGGCGTCTGGGGCTGGTGTGGAACGTGCGAGACGAGGCCCAGGACTGGGTCGCCCGGCTGACCGACATCGTTACGCCGTATGAGGGTGACACCCCGCGCTTTCATACCGGCCAGTGGCGCCAGGCGTTCAATGGTCGCTATTTCAGCGAGCCGCAACTGAGCCAGTTCCAGTACCGGCATGTCGGCAGCCCGCAGACGGTGATCATCGACCGCTTCATGTCGGTGAGCTTTATCGCGTCGTTGCCGGAGGCAGAAAAGGCCAAGGTCACGGCCCAGTTGCATGACTTGATCGACACCCACCCGGCGCTGCGCGGCAAGGCGACCATCGAAATGCCGTATTTCACTCAGGCCTATGTGTGCCAGCGAGTGGATTGGCCGGGCATAGGCCGCGATACCGTTAGATGA
- a CDS encoding dicarboxylate/amino acid:cation symporter yields the protein MTIRKLLGTLYVQVVIAIACGVLIGHLWPDTGVGLKPLGDGFIKLIKMIIGPIIFCTVVSGITSMHDVRQVGRVGGKALLYFEVVSSIALLVGLLAAHVLHPGSGFNVDVKTLDSAAIAGYVGAAQHSEGITGFVLNIIPTTFFDAFAKGEILPVLFVSVLFGLGLVMIGDKGRPLASMIHQASEVFFRIVAMISRVAPIGALGAIAFTIGKYGVGSLLPLLKLVGTFYLTAFIFVACILGSIARYVGFSIFKLLAYIKAELLIVLGTSSSESALPQLIQKLERLGASKGVVGIVVPTGYTFNLDGTNIYMTLAVLFMAQATGIDLSLEQQLTLLLVAMLTSKGAGAVVGAGFVALAASLAVVPTVPVAAMVLILGVDRFMAECRSLTNIIGNAVAALVVAAWEGELDREKMAPIALKGRRRPVVSEKVRVE from the coding sequence ATGACAATCCGAAAACTGCTGGGAACCCTCTACGTCCAGGTGGTCATCGCCATCGCCTGCGGTGTGCTCATCGGCCATCTGTGGCCCGACACCGGCGTCGGCCTGAAACCGCTGGGCGACGGCTTCATCAAGCTGATCAAGATGATCATCGGCCCGATCATCTTCTGTACCGTGGTCTCGGGCATCACCAGCATGCACGACGTGCGGCAGGTCGGCCGGGTGGGCGGCAAGGCGTTGTTGTACTTCGAAGTGGTGTCGAGCATCGCCCTGCTGGTCGGCCTGCTCGCGGCCCATGTGCTGCACCCCGGCAGTGGCTTCAACGTCGACGTGAAGACCCTCGACTCCGCAGCCATCGCCGGCTACGTCGGCGCTGCGCAGCACAGCGAAGGCATCACCGGCTTTGTGCTGAACATTATTCCGACGACCTTCTTCGATGCATTCGCCAAGGGCGAGATCCTGCCGGTCCTGTTCGTCTCGGTGCTGTTCGGCCTGGGCCTGGTGATGATCGGTGACAAGGGGCGGCCGCTGGCGAGCATGATCCACCAGGCCAGCGAAGTGTTCTTTCGCATCGTTGCCATGATCAGCCGCGTGGCACCGATCGGCGCCCTCGGCGCCATCGCCTTCACCATCGGCAAATACGGGGTGGGCTCGCTGCTGCCGTTGCTCAAGCTGGTCGGCACGTTCTACCTGACCGCCTTCATCTTCGTCGCCTGCATTTTGGGCAGCATCGCCCGCTACGTCGGCTTCAGCATCTTCAAGCTGCTGGCCTATATCAAGGCGGAGCTGCTGATCGTGCTCGGCACCAGCTCTTCGGAGTCGGCCTTGCCGCAGCTGATCCAGAAGCTCGAGCGCCTTGGCGCGTCCAAGGGCGTGGTCGGCATCGTGGTGCCCACCGGCTACACCTTCAACCTCGACGGCACCAACATCTACATGACCCTGGCCGTGCTGTTCATGGCGCAGGCCACCGGGATCGATCTGTCGCTGGAGCAGCAATTGACCCTGCTGCTGGTGGCCATGCTCACCTCCAAGGGCGCCGGCGCGGTGGTCGGCGCCGGCTTCGTTGCGCTGGCCGCAAGCCTGGCGGTGGTGCCGACGGTGCCGGTGGCGGCAATGGTGCTGATTCTCGGCGTGGACCGTTTCATGGCTGAATGCCGTTCGTTGACCAACATCATCGGCAACGCCGTGGCAGCCCTGGTGGTGGCGGCCTGGGAAGGCGAACTGGACCGCGAGAAGATGGCGCCGATCGCCTTGAAAGGTCGCCGGCGGCCGGTGGTGAGCGAGAAGGTTCGGGTTGAGTGA
- a CDS encoding alpha/beta hydrolase: MNILHKAAFTLLASAALACGVAQAAQAAPVKNIVLVHGAFVTGAGWKPVYDILSKDGYHVSVAEHPLTSFADDVTAVKRIVDAQDGPTILVGHSYGGAIITDVGNAPQVKGLVYIAAHALDQGETEAGNGKLYPNATKAVKKTADGFLYLDPAAYPADFAADLPKAQAAFEAQSQALTNSSVFTTPAGAPAWKTKPSWYAVAKADRIINPDLERLYAQRAHSHTIEVDGASHSVYESHPKEVAALIEQAALHAEDGQ, encoded by the coding sequence ATGAACATTCTGCACAAGGCTGCATTCACCCTCCTTGCCAGCGCCGCCCTCGCCTGCGGCGTGGCCCAGGCCGCCCAGGCCGCCCCCGTAAAAAACATCGTGCTGGTCCACGGCGCCTTCGTCACCGGCGCCGGCTGGAAGCCGGTGTACGACATCCTCAGCAAAGACGGCTACCACGTCTCGGTGGCCGAGCACCCCCTGACCTCGTTCGCCGACGACGTCACCGCCGTCAAGCGTATCGTCGATGCCCAGGACGGCCCGACCATTCTGGTCGGCCACAGCTACGGCGGCGCGATCATCACCGACGTCGGCAACGCGCCGCAGGTAAAGGGCCTGGTGTACATCGCCGCCCACGCCCTGGACCAGGGCGAAACCGAAGCGGGCAACGGCAAGCTTTACCCCAACGCCACCAAGGCGGTGAAAAAGACCGCCGACGGTTTCCTCTACCTCGACCCGGCCGCCTACCCGGCCGACTTCGCCGCCGACCTGCCCAAGGCCCAGGCCGCCTTCGAGGCGCAGAGCCAGGCGCTGACCAACAGCAGCGTGTTCACCACCCCGGCCGGCGCTCCGGCCTGGAAGACCAAGCCCAGCTGGTACGCCGTGGCCAAGGCCGACCGCATCATCAACCCGGACCTGGAACGCCTGTATGCCCAGCGTGCCCACAGCCATACCATCGAAGTGGATGGCGCCAGCCACTCGGTCTACGAGTCGCACCCCAAGGAGGTCGCCGCACTGATCGAACAGGCCGCGCTGCACGCCGAGGATGGGCAGTAA